From Dermacentor albipictus isolate Rhodes 1998 colony chromosome 8, USDA_Dalb.pri_finalv2, whole genome shotgun sequence:
CCCGTGTTATCCTcctctttgtttattttttatgctcACCAGCATAAGGCCACTTCTGCCCTTGTTCTTGTTCTGCCAGGCCGCAGCCGTACGACAACGCAGCCACGACACCATGGTTGTCTTTAACGTCGGTGCTGTGAGGTGCCACCTGCTCAGAAGCTCGCGTTCCTGGTGCTACGTGCGACGGTGGAAGCACTCCAACTCACCCCTCAAGGTGTCAATCGTGGGTGCCGGTCCGGCGGGCTTCTACACGGCACAGCAGGTTCTCAAAGTAGGTGCGTCCTACATCGCACTGTCCACTACGTTCACTTAGGCTAGTGTTCCTTGAAGCGACGCAAAAAGAGCTTGCACTAAACCAATTTATACTGGTTAGGTATTGTTTAAAAACCCTATTTTAAATCATTTACCAAAAAAAGGATTGGTTGATGATGGCCAAAAAAGTGATGGCCTAGCCTCTCTTTTCTTGAATTCTGAGCTGAAACCTGAGCACTGGTATGTCGGCCTGGTTTCACCGATTTCCAAGCATTTTCTCATATTGGGGCCATTTCGGCTCGAGAAATGTTGTCAAGCTTGGTATGTTGAGTCTGTGGTTCATTTCAAATGTAATGCTACGCTTCTTTGCATATATAACCAGTAAACTATGCTGGAGATGTGCTGCCAAAATTTATGATGTCAGGGTGTGCTGGTGCAGGTGCCTCAGGGTGTCGTCACAAcctgtctttttgttttttgagtcttttctggcttgccaTGCCTCTTCTCATCTTAAAAGCAACACAAAGTcatttagactgataaagtattcttccaAATTCCTATCCTGATTCCTTTGACAGAATATGGTTGATTGCTAGTGAAGGAAATGAAGGCCCAACTTCCCTCTACTTATTGAAATTTGTGATGCAATCCCAACACCAGTATGTAAGTGGGACGTTGCAGATTTTTAAGTACTTATCTTTTATTTGGGCCACTTTGGTGCAGGAAACGTTATAGAAACTTGGTGGTATGAGACCTTGGTGCATTTAGAATGCAATGCAGCCTGTCTTTACTAACAAATAAGTATACCCAAGTGGATGCTGTCAAAACCCACGTCATGGCAAGCTGGCATAGAAACATCTGTATCTGGCTGGCTCCCTACAGTAACTATAGGTACATAGTTACTCTAGGAAGTTCAGGGTGGCGGCACCTCCTTCCTTCATGCTTTCCATCCTTCTTGGTTTGCCAACGTTCTGCTCACGTTGAAACTGACGTTTTTGCGGGTCTGGAAGTGTAATCTGCTGGTCCAGCTCAACCCAATGTTGGTCTCTAGTGCACCTTTGACCAGCAGTATAGTCAGTCTGTTTGTGTAGAATTTAATCAACTGCAGTTGAAGAAGCACTCTACGGTGTGTTGACAGGACCTAACTGTCTTCCCAAAACAGCATCCAAATGCCCTTGTCGACATCTACGAGGGTTTGCCAGTGCCGTTTGGTTTGGTCCGCTTTGGTGTTGCCCCAGACCATCCCGAGGTGAAGGTAAGTCAAGAAATGGAGTGAAACTAATTATGGTGTGGGGTTCTGACCTCACATCAAATATTTGTATGTGCAATCCAAATGTTTTTCTTGGGCAAAACAGAAAATGTTAAAACACAGGCAACATAAGGGTTAAGGTATTGGAAAATCCTAAGCAAAACTAAGCTGTTAAGTGAGTCAGTATGAAATAGTTAAAACATAGTCGAAAGTGCGCCATAAGCAGAATCTAGTTGTGTAGGAGTTGGTGTGAAGATGTCCATACACGAAGTCGAATATTTGCAGAATGCAGCTTTCAGTTGTAGAAACTACCGCAGGCTTCTCACGCATAGAAAGGATGACACTTACCACGCATAAACACTGGAAAGCGCTTTGGTTATTCAGGATCATCAAATAACCTCACTTAAAATGAGGAACGTGACAGAAGGAGATGCATAGAAGAATTGGAGGTGAGGACCtgttatgtctcctccatgttgTGTACCTCATTTTATGTGCCGTTCAAACTAAACCAACTTTACTATCCCAGATAGAGCACACTTTTACTCTTGATCATTTCCTGCCAGTAGTCGTCAAATTTTTTATATTAATATTTTTTGTTTTATATTATTTTTGATTTTTTTCACCCAATGTGTCATTTTTTGTTACTGCCATTTCATTTGCACCATGTTTGTATATTTCTGTCTAGAGGTCTCGTGCAGTGAATGACTACAAGACCTTCTTCTGTATATCATGTCAAAATTCTACAATGCCAAGCTAAATAAACTTCTGAATCCTGCTGGCTAGCCCTTGCTAAAGTTTTGCCGCGAGTGATGATTGCGCTCATACATGTGGGCTGTCAGTACCGTTGGTAACTGTCCCGTGCCGACTTGCACTTCCAGAATGTGGTCCACACCTTCACGAACATTGCCAAGAACCCCCGGTGCAACCTGTACGGCAACGTCCGGCTCGGCACGGACGTCACGGTGGCAGACTTGAGGAAGGCCTACCACGCCGTCGTGCTGGTCagtcctgtgtgtgtgtgtgtgtttgtgcatctTTGTGTGGTTGTTTTTTGTGCACAATGCAAAGGTACAAGAGAAGATGGAGACTTAACGTGATCAGCAAGTGCCGAACGAGGTGATCCTCAGCCTGGAACCATTGTTTTGACTAACAGGCCTCGTCTTTGCTGATTGCTGTAGTGAAGACAAGTATGCTTGTTAAAACAATGGCTTCACAGGTATTTCTTCTTTGACCAAGACTGTTTTATGTGTGCATCTGAATCTTTGTATTGTTCTTATTCACGGCATTATATGCTTGTGGAGCAAGGAGGCGAAAATTGCGCGGCTCTTTCCAAAACTTGTCGTGCTTCCCCCGGGCCCCAGAGTTTAGGAATCCCTGCTTGATGCTGTAGCTCCTGTAACTTCTGTGTAATCCTTTTCCCCATATTTAAAGTAGCCTCTGTGGTGTGCAAGCAGAGAGCTGCAGCAGTTCTTAACGGTTTCAGTACCTTGCATTAAACTataaaaaagcaaagaaagactAATTCGTTAGTGTGTGCTCAATATAAAATGATTAAGATGGGCCCTACAAAccttgtacagtaaaagctcgttaattcgaaccgcaaggggaagccgcttcagttcgaattaacggaagttcgaactaacgaaagtgaaggagagcaacagcacactgcgatttggaagcagtagggcatgtcagaaatttggcgtgtcagaaagtgatggcgtgtgctgcgggcacacgccatcttcaagttgaagctctgggtccaactgtgccacaccaccgatgtccaccgaaacgaacattagccgaggcttaacaccatcacaatgaattgcGACGGCCGAAACCTCCTGAGCTGAAAACAGAGGGGCACAACCGataaagactgccgagacaaagacgctgaacatgtgaaggtggcgaaggccctgattcgttggttcttgacgtacttgattcgctgtgttttggcgctgccgtgccatctccgcacaacattagcagctgtacaagatttgcaaagcctccgagattcgcaaagggcaagaagtctcggaagttacgtagaacggagaggtggccgccgccgctgccttctggctgaccccgcgccagttagattttttccgattttgccatttctcgccgttctctccgtttcggaggcaatacagccttgtgtgtaggcagtaggcgcatatctctggccgtgtgccaggcgagcgtagttcgaattatccatgagggaaccttcttgcgttcgaattaacggacttttttatacatagacttctgtggagcttggccggaccaaatcgtacagttcgaattatccatcaattcgaattattgaagttcgaattaacgagctttcactgtatcgaTATTGTGGCCACAATGTTATCGAATAAGATGTTTGTTTGCTAATTAATCAATAATGATTTTTCTATAAATAAGACCACAAAAACTATTAGAGGCTTGTGTAAAACGTTGCTAACAATATAGGGTTGGTTGAGGCATAGCTCACTTATTTACTGGCTCTGTGTTAGCTGAGGCACCCAGTGAAACAGTTCTTCATTGGCAGTCCACCTGACCAAGAcagcaagtatttttttttcccacTGATCCTGGTAGTCCAGTACCTGTGGTGCTGCGCTGTGATGCCGCTGGTttgatcccggccatggcagccaaATCTTGGTGGtttcaaaatgcaaaaatgcttgtgtacttagattggGGTGCACtctgaagaaccccaggtggtcaaaattaatgcggagtgcTCCACTGTGGTGTGGCTCAtagtcagattgtggttttggcacgtaaaaccccagacttcattattttttttcagacATACGGCGCTGATCAAGAAAGGAGCCTCGGTGTTCCTGGTGAGGTAGGACGTGCTTTGTGATTTTCCTGACTCCCTTGTTACCCACGCCAGGGTTGTGCTCTAAACCATAACGGGAAACCATCCATAGCATAATCCCTCGAAGCAGCTGTCTGGAATTTGCGCGATAATTTCACGCCTGCCGAAATTCCAAAGCCAAAAAAAGGAGGAATTGAGTCCGCTGTGCTTTCGCACCATTAGGTGGTTTCAGAACGTGCCAGCTGTCGTAGCTGCCGTAGGCGCAACGAACAGGCTCCTCCTAGCACACAAGTTTAATTGTGGAGAAACTAACTTTGACAAGATGTGTCTCTGCCATGGTCACGAATGGCATTGCCAACACTGTCAGGGCTAGGTTAGCTGCAACACACAAATATATCCAAAGAAAGAGACAGTTGCTGTcttagctcaattggtagagcattgcacgcatcgtgcaaaggttgtgggttcggcacGAATAAGCATCAGGTCTTCTACTTTCGTTTcccatttctttattatttctacatttcaatcaAACTGCGCAACTAATTTTCCCTATGGCTTCGTTTGGTCGTTACTAACCTTGGGAAAGTTGCATGCATGTCGCGCATGCAGCTAGAAGGTTGGGGAACGTGAAAGTCGGGTGTCCCCACGAGCTCTGCACCGACTCGGTGCAACTTTCAAGTGCCACGACTTTCGACTCTCACAGTGCACGGGGCGCGCTCTCTGCAATTACGATGTGCAGGACCTTCCGAACGTGTTCAGCGCCCGCAAGTTTGTTGGCTGGTACAACGGCCACCCTGCCGACGTTGGTGTCTGCCCGGACCTTTCCGGTGAGACGGCCGTCGTCATCGGCCACGGCAACGTTGCCCTGGATGTCGCCCGCATTCTGCTATCACCCCCAGAGTCGCTTCAGGTGCGTGTCGCTCTGTGCAGGCTGAAAAAACAACCGTTGTGGTCATTTGTGAATGCACTGATGCTGGCTGATGTAATGCTGCTTGCGCAGGTTTGTTGTTGTCCGTAAGAACTGTGACTGCGCCTTTGTCGCCCACTGGTGTGATCGCTTGTGAGGTCGGCATTCCAAAATGGTGTGTTCTGGCTAAGGTCTGTGATCAACTCGAGCCAGCGCATTCACACGAAACATGCTCGGTGGTCTCTTTGCCACAACAGCCATTACACGTAGCCCTGTCGGTCATTCTGATGCGAAAGGCAGAAGGCCTTGTAAAGGCCACTCGTAGCGTTTCAtacttgtttgcttttttttttttttctgtgatgcCAAACAACACTAAAagctatgtgaaaaaaaaaagaagttacatGAGTCTCAGCAAGCATCAACTGTCCCGAACTTATATTCTGCTGTAATACACTAGTTTCATTTTTGTTCAAGTTCTATATGTTCTTCCCTTTTATCACAAACCTTGCGTGACCCCATGCCTTCATTGTTCGCACAGCCAGCTAGTCATCACGACAGATGATTAAAATGGAATGAAAGGGTCTGCCTTGTGTCAGCTTTCTTTACTCCAACCAGTTCACTCATCAGGTGTGCCAGTGTTGACCCACACACTGAGCGGTCAAGAAAGGTGAACTTTGTTGTCACACTTTTTTTTCCACCTACAGGAGACGGATATAGTCGAACCGGCCCTGGAAGCACTGAGAAAGAGCCGTGTGCGGAACGTGATAGTGGTAGGCCGGAGAGGGCCCTTTGAGGTAGCTTTCACCATCAaggaactgcgagagatgaccaAGATCCCAGGTGTGGACAGCATCTTCCGGCCAGAGGACTTCAACGAGGTCCGAGAGAGGTTGGCCGGTACGTGTGCTGTTGCTTGGTCAGTCACTGTAATTTGCATTGACATGGGCTGAAACGGAAGAACTTTTCATTCCATTTCTTCTTGATTACCTCAAAGGCACCCTCAAAGTGAGGGGGCCTATTTGTGAAGATCTGGGacattatttatttacagtaaacCCCTTTTCAGGTGAACATGGAAGTACCTTCAAGATCCGTTTGTTTTATCAAAAGTTCACTGAATCAGTACAACCTAGACAAAGTTCTTCTTATTGTTCAGCTTATCAAATAATTTGTCTCAACAAGGTTACCCTTAAATGGAATACActgtgttttttttatataatgCCCTCAAGGTTGAAACAGTTCAGTGATGCAGTAAAAATGTGTCAGAAAATGCTACTAGAAGCCACTTAAGATTATTTTGTACATACCTGAAAAACAAAGCTTGAACTAATTACAAGAATAATGAATAAGACTTATGATAACCTTAGTAACTGTAAATATTTAATTAATAGTATGAGAAACACACACTGGTATAAGTTTAATTAATTCATACTATAGTATACCTTCAGGCCATACCTGTGTTCACTTCATACCTGTGTTTTGTAGAAACTTCTGCAGGTGCTGGGTTTCAAAAACGTCACCATTCAACAGCTTTGCACTCTCTGCACACTCACGTGCGATCTTATTCATCAAGTTAACAAGGAGAGCACTGCCTCACAAATGTCTCTGATATTACTCTTGTTGATTTGACTCAATACCTTGATTTGACTGTTAGACTAAATTGACATGTCTGAGATTTCGCAATGGACGAGCCATTGGCATGTACCAGGCAACTTCATACGATCTTTAGGCTGAACACGTAGGCATGCATGTTCAACCCATTAAAGGGACTGAAATGGAAACGTTAAGTCAGTTTAAGCTGACGAAGTATTCTTTAAGAACTCTGTTTTCATTAATTTAATAGTATGAGGTTGAtcattagaagagaaaatgaatgtCAGTTCCAGTTTCTATGTTTCACACCAAAGCCCCAATGCCGGCGCTTCAGTACTACGTCACAGATTTAAAATTGTTTTATTATACATTTGAGCTATTGTAGCTCAGTAAAAGTTCTTGAAATTTGCGAATTTCAGTCTTTGGTGATCTTAAAGTACAGTGTAGTGTGTCTTTTCCGATAAAACATTAACAAGGCCCATGCAGGCGGCGTCAAAATCCATGGCATGGTGCA
This genomic window contains:
- the dare gene encoding NADPH:adrenodoxin oxidoreductase, mitochondrial isoform X1, with the translated sequence MVVFNVGAVRCHLLRSSRSWCYVRRWKHSNSPLKVSIVGAGPAGFYTAQQVLKHPNALVDIYEGLPVPFGLVRFGVAPDHPEVKNVVHTFTNIAKNPRCNLYGNVRLGTDVTVADLRKAYHAVVLTYGADQERSLGVPGEDLPNVFSARKFVGWYNGHPADVGVCPDLSGETAVVIGHGNVALDVARILLSPPESLQETDIVEPALEALRKSRVRNVIVVGRRGPFEVAFTIKELREMTKIPGVDSIFRPEDFNEVRERLADLPRPRKRLLDLMVQTSERKPSNQPRSWELRFLRSPLRFLADSSTGRVSGVELAVNRLEKTESGSKAIATSEKEMIPCQMVLKSIGYTSELVDPTVPYDGKRGFVPNSQGRVESLPGVYCSGWLKTGPVGVLVATMNSSFETGQAIVKDAESGLLPADDREGSASILKLLESKGIRPVTFDEWLKIEAYEKAQGECKGKPSEKLLSVKEMLNVAFS
- the dare gene encoding NADPH:adrenodoxin oxidoreductase, mitochondrial isoform X2, producing the protein MVVFNVGAVRCHLLRSSRSWCYVRRWKHSNSPLKVSIVGAGPAGFYTAQQVLKHPNALVDIYEGLPVPFGLVRFGVAPDHPEVKNVVHTFTNIAKNPRCNLYGNVRLGTDVTVADLRKAYHAVVLTYGADQERSLGVPGEDLPNVFSARKFVGWYNGHPADVGVCPDLSGETAVVIGHGNVALDVARILLSPPESLQETDIVEPALEALRKSRVRNVIVVGRRGPFEVAFTIKELREMTKIPGVDSIFRPEDFNEVRERLADLPRPRKRLLDLMVQTSERKPSNQPRSWELRFLRSPLRFLADSSTGRVSGVELAVNRLEKTESGSKAIATSEKEMIPCQMVLKSIGYTSELVDPTVPYDGKRGFVPNSQGRVESLPGVYCSGWLKTGPVGVLVATMNSSFETGQAIVKDAESGLLPADDREGSASILKLLESKGIRPVTFDEWLKIEAYEKAQGECKGKPTK
- the dare gene encoding NADPH:adrenodoxin oxidoreductase, mitochondrial isoform X3, whose amino-acid sequence is MVVFNVGAVRCHLLRSSRSWCYVRRWKHSNSPLKVSIVGAGPAGFYTAQQVLKHPNALVDIYEGLPVPFGLVRFGVAPDHPEVKNVVHTFTNIAKNPRCNLYGNVRLGTDVTVADLRKAYHAVVLTYGADQERSLGVPGEDLPNVFSARKFVGWYNGHPADVGVCPDLSGETAVVIGHGNVALDVARILLSPPESLQETDIVEPALEALRKSRVRNVIVVGRRGPFEVAFTIKELREMTKIPGVDSIFRPEDFNEVRERLADLPRPRKRLLDLMVQTSERKPSNQPRSWELRFLRSPLRFLADSSTGRVSGVELAVNRLEKTESGSKAIATSEKEMIPCQMVLKSIGYTSELVDPTVPYDGKRGFVPNSQGRVESLPGVYCSGWLKTGPVGVLVATMNSSFETGQAIVKDAESGLLPADDREGSASILKLLESKGIRPVTFDEWLKIEAYEKAQAK